From one Neovison vison isolate M4711 chromosome 1, ASM_NN_V1, whole genome shotgun sequence genomic stretch:
- the PFN3 gene encoding profilin-3 gives MGDWKGYISAVLRDQRIDDVAIVGHSDNRCVWASRPGGLLAAISPQEVGVLTGHDRRTFLQSGLSVAGRRCCVIRDHLLSEGDGVLDARTKGLDGRAVCVGHTPRVLLVLMGRRGVHGGILNKTVHELIKGLRKQGT, from the coding sequence ATGGGAGACTGGAAGGGCTATATCAGTGCGGTGTTGCGTGACCAGCGCATTGACGACGTGGCCATCGTGGGTCACTCAGACAATCGCTGCGTGTGGGCATCGCGCCCCGGAGGCCTTCTGGCTGCCATATCGCCGCAGGAGGTGGGTGTGCTCACAGGGCATGACCGGCGCACCTTCCTGCAGTCGGGCCTCAGCGTGGCGGGCCGCCGCTGCTGCGTCATCCGCGACCACTTGCTGTCTGAGGGCGATGGAGTTCTGGACGCGCGCACCAAGGGGCTGGATGGGCGCGCGGTCTGCGTCGGCCACACCCCGCGCGTGCTTCTCGTGCTCATGGGCCGGCGCGGCGTGCACGGGGGCATCCTCAATAAGACGGTGCATGAACTGATCAAGGGTCTGCGCAAGCAGGGCACCTAG